TGAACTAGATGCTGTAACAGCTGCCCTCTTGGGTTTAGGCGTTGTTCCTTCACGGAATCCATGCCTGAATCTGCGGTACACAATTTTTAGGTGCCTCATCCGACCAGTCCCAgtggtatttcttcttttagcCTTGGCACTCCAGTTATACTTTCTCTTGCACTTAGCAGGAGAGCCACATTTGCCACAGGTGGACTTTTGTAGGTGGTAGGCCTTAGAGCCACAGCGGCGGCAC
This region of Nycticebus coucang isolate mNycCou1 chromosome 2, mNycCou1.pri, whole genome shotgun sequence genomic DNA includes:
- the LOC128569549 gene encoding 60S ribosomal protein L37-like, whose amino-acid sequence is MTKGTSSFGKRRNKTHTLCRRCGSKAYHLQKSTCGKCGSPAKCKRKYNWSAKAKRRNTTGTGRMRHLKIVYRRFRHGFREGTTPKPKRAAVTASSSS